In Camelus bactrianus isolate YW-2024 breed Bactrian camel chromosome 18, ASM4877302v1, whole genome shotgun sequence, one DNA window encodes the following:
- the GREP1 gene encoding glycine-rich extracellular protein 1: MGWELPSSQELEPSQRWGLLGSTPALLSSGFGVGGKPQKPGFRTENRAQPGLGGLKPQKPGPAAQNGYGPGFGAGVEPQKPGFGNGNGLGVQPGPTNQNEYGAGFGRRLKPQKPGYGNGNGLGAQPGPAAQNGYGPGFGNGNGLGVQGVQPGPTIPIGYRPGIGEAMKPQKPVYGNGLGAGAFPGEGVQPGPGGGLRPLKPGYVPGNGLRLPSALGVGLKPQKPVPTPAIQLGLKPQKAGYQPPNGYGPEAELGFGGGLKPQKVGFGYGNGGPGAGVFPEAHPQPGFPGADGFRNGYGEEAPEHPEVIAPAPEGNGPTGALGGSLWPSLQPWGAALKPGYGARSAYPRGPYGQLRPELGPGPSGGPEVKRGSSGPLGNGYGGRCPFGNC, encoded by the exons ATGGGATGGGAGCTGCCATCTTCCCAGGAGCTGGAGCCCAGCCAG AGATGGGGGCTTCTGGGTTCCACACCTGCTCTTCTCTCCTCAGGCTTTGGAGTAGGAGGAAAACCCCAGAAGCCAG GGTTCAGGACAgagaacagagcccagccag GACTCGGAGGACTGAAACCCCAGAAGCCAG GGCCTGCAGCTCAAAACGGTTATGGACCAG GCTTTGGAGCAGGTGTGGAACCCCAGAAGCCAG GATTTGGGAATGGAAATGGGCTGGGAGTGCAGCCAG GTCCAACAAACCAGAACGAATATGGAGCAG GCTTTGGCAGAAGGCTGAAACCCCAGAAGCCAG GATATGGTAATGGAAATGGACTGGGAGCCCAGCCAG GCCCTGCAGCTCAAAACGGCTATGGACCAG GATTTGGGAATGGCAATGGACTGGGAGTCCAGGGAGTCCAGCCAG GCCCTACGATTCCCATCGGCTACAGACCAG GCATAGGAGAGGCCATGAAGCCTCAGAAGCCAG TTTACGGGAACGGGCTGGGAGCTGGAGCCTTCCCAGGTGAAGGGGTCCAGCCAG GCCCAGGAGGGGGCTTGAGACCTCTGAAGCCAG GATACGTGCCAGGGAATGGGCTGCGGCTCCCCTCTG CTCTGGGAGTTGGTTTGAAACCTCAGAAGCCAG TACCAACTCCAGCCATCCAGTTGGGGCTGAAACCTCAGAAAGCAG GGTACCAGCCTCCGAATGGCTATGGACCAGAAGCAGAACTGG GCTTTGGTGGTGGCCTTAAGCCCCAGAAAGTTG GTTTTGGTTACGGGAATGGTGGTCCAGGAGCTGGGGTCTTCCCTGAGGCCCACCCACAGCCAG gaTTCCCTGGGGCTGATGGCTTTAGGAATG GATATGGAGAAGAAGCACCTGAGCACCCCGAAGTGATAGCTCCAGCCCCCGAAGGAAATG GTCCAACCGGGGCCCTGGGGGGCTCTCTCtggccctccctccagccctggggggCTGCCCTGAAGCCTGGATATGGGGCTAGAAGTGCATATCCAAGAG GGCCCTATGGGCAGCTGAGGccagagctgggccctgggccctctG GGGGCCCCGAGGTGAAGAGAGGCAGCAGTGGCCCACTGGGAAATGGCTATGGAG gccgctgcccttttgggaacTGCTGA